From Ornithorhynchus anatinus isolate Pmale09 unplaced genomic scaffold, mOrnAna1.pri.v4 scaffold_462_arrow_ctg1, whole genome shotgun sequence, the proteins below share one genomic window:
- the LOC114808906 gene encoding maestro heat-like repeat family member 5 yields the protein MGRVCREEMWPSDPALTARFLSLRTLPLLREPPQGGNPQGLPHLALLSSGLGQESYSCPGEGPYPGGPDRFEELQLDQGEPHAVRALPILLQKSGATADQEYSRTMTQFFPQLFLAFITQVHYVLELGLREDQKQEARKPIVPSNLGPWR from the exons ATGGGCAGGGTGTGCAGGGAAGAGATGTGGCCCTCTGACCCAGCTCTCACAGCgagatttctctctctcagaACGCTGCCCCTTCTGAGAGAGCCTCCCCAGGGGGGCAATCCCCAGGGTCTCCCTCACCTGGCTCTTCTCTCTTCAGGCCTTGGCCAAGAATCTTACAGCTGTCCAGGTGAGGGGCCTTATCCAGGAGGTCCTGACCGGTTTGAAGAGCTCCAGCTTGACCAGGGTGAGCCACACGCAGTCAGGGCCCTCCCTATCCTGCTGCAGAAGTCCGGAGCCACAGCAGATCAG GAGTACTCCAGGACCATGACCCAGTTCTTCCCCCAGCTCTTCTTGGCCTTCATCACTCAGGTTCACTATGTGCTGGAGCTGGGCCTGCGGGAGGACCAGAAGCAGGAGGCCAGAAAGCCCATCGTGCCCTCCAACCTCGGCCCCTGGAGGTGA